From Lysobacter silvisoli, the proteins below share one genomic window:
- a CDS encoding DUF1800 domain-containing protein: MNRKARRERALAQSHLFRRYGKGRWIRPQKFASSARAQEQLEAAQATQQQTAAAWDLDAPQMAGGPSMSRDSQAQLLTLARPSLPIRALNSLSYGITPTSLSEFNGLGSNDAQRLQNYIDWQLDWSAIDDSAVEARLSAAGYTTLGKPLTQLWAEHVVPDPAYEVRMRPAWEIQRGAFVRATYSKRQLREVMVNFWHDHFNVTASDFAAGPVYVHYDRDVLRKSAFGNFRTLLEDVACSPSMLFYLDNVSNTRSGPNENWARELLELHTLGAGNYLGFTDPFLVPPDPQDPAYPSGYTDIDVYETASAFTGWSMKNAHWQYPNDNDGTFVYRQAWHDAGPKFVLGRLLNPEQPAMKDGRDVLDRLASHPAVARFVCAKLVRRFVSDTPPPELVASAAAVFRQHWQSPNQIEHVLRHILNSSAFANAWGQKNRRPFEAVVAAMRAAGSDWTLRVAQSRSDDFMYRFGFTGHAPYEWPAPNGYPDTGLAWSGASTYATTWKMLNWLTETNDGGVPLLPVLQLSRAEVSSWTAPNLVDYWCRRLLGYLPDASRRQTLIAFMAQNGDPATYVITDTDAWSGNDLKRHYNQQRLRSMVSLVLMTPEFLSR, from the coding sequence ATGAACCGCAAAGCCAGGCGCGAACGGGCGTTGGCGCAGTCGCACCTGTTTCGCCGCTACGGCAAGGGGCGCTGGATCCGGCCGCAGAAATTCGCCAGTTCGGCGCGCGCGCAGGAACAGCTGGAGGCCGCGCAAGCGACGCAGCAGCAGACCGCCGCGGCCTGGGACCTGGACGCGCCGCAGATGGCCGGCGGGCCGTCGATGTCGCGCGACTCGCAGGCGCAGCTGCTCACCCTCGCCCGGCCCTCGCTGCCGATCCGCGCGCTCAACAGCCTCAGCTACGGCATCACTCCGACCTCGCTGTCGGAGTTCAACGGCCTGGGCAGCAACGATGCGCAGCGGCTGCAGAACTACATCGACTGGCAGCTGGACTGGAGCGCGATCGACGACAGCGCGGTCGAGGCGCGGCTGAGCGCGGCCGGCTACACCACGCTGGGCAAGCCGCTGACCCAGCTGTGGGCCGAGCACGTGGTGCCGGACCCGGCCTACGAGGTGCGCATGCGTCCGGCTTGGGAGATCCAGCGCGGCGCGTTCGTGCGCGCGACCTATTCCAAGCGCCAGTTGCGCGAGGTGATGGTCAATTTCTGGCACGACCACTTCAACGTTACCGCCAGCGATTTCGCTGCTGGCCCGGTGTACGTGCACTACGACCGCGACGTGCTGCGCAAGTCGGCCTTCGGCAACTTCCGCACCCTGCTCGAAGACGTGGCCTGCAGCCCGTCCATGCTGTTCTACCTGGACAACGTGTCCAACACGCGCTCGGGCCCGAACGAGAACTGGGCGCGCGAACTGTTGGAACTGCACACCCTGGGCGCGGGCAACTACCTGGGCTTCACCGACCCGTTCCTGGTGCCGCCGGACCCGCAGGACCCGGCTTACCCGTCGGGCTACACCGACATCGACGTATACGAAACCGCGTCGGCGTTCACCGGCTGGAGCATGAAGAACGCGCACTGGCAGTACCCGAACGACAACGACGGCACCTTCGTCTACCGCCAGGCCTGGCACGACGCCGGCCCCAAGTTCGTGCTCGGGCGCTTGCTCAATCCCGAGCAGCCGGCGATGAAGGACGGCCGCGACGTGCTCGACCGCCTGGCCAGCCACCCGGCCGTGGCGCGCTTCGTCTGCGCCAAGCTGGTGCGACGCTTCGTCAGCGACACCCCGCCGCCAGAGCTGGTGGCCTCGGCCGCGGCGGTGTTCCGCCAGCATTGGCAGAGCCCGAACCAGATCGAGCACGTGCTGCGCCACATCCTCAATTCCAGCGCCTTCGCCAACGCCTGGGGCCAGAAGAACCGGCGCCCGTTCGAAGCGGTGGTCGCCGCGATGCGCGCGGCCGGTAGCGACTGGACCTTGCGCGTGGCGCAGTCGCGCTCGGACGATTTCATGTACCGCTTCGGCTTCACCGGCCACGCGCCCTACGAGTGGCCCGCGCCGAACGGCTACCCCGACACCGGCCTGGCCTGGTCCGGCGCGAGCACCTACGCCACCACCTGGAAGATGCTCAACTGGCTGACCGAAACCAACGACGGCGGCGTGCCGCTGTTGCCGGTGCTGCAACTGAGCCGCGCCGAGGTGTCCAGTTGGACCGCGCCCAATCTGGTCGACTACTGGTGCCGGCGTTTGTTGGGCTACCTGCCCGATGCGTCGCGGCGGCAGACGCTGATCGCGTTCATGGCCCAGAACGGCGATCCGGCGACCTACGTGATCACCGACACCGATGCCTGGTCCGGCAACGACCTCAAGCGCCATTACAACCAGCAACGCCTGCGCAGCATGGTGTCGCTGGTGCTGATGACGCCCGAATTCCTGAGCCGCTGA
- a CDS encoding DUF1501 domain-containing protein — MTTLTLSRRRFLKACAASAAVGAVGPTLLFSGAAEAAANAHDTVVFLFLRGGMDGLNLVVPIDGSDRTFYEQARPALQIAASGTYGALPLTLAGGAATGFGLHPSATGLRDIWNNGQLGIVHACGLLTSVTRSHFDAQLSIDLGTPGQQGGGVGWLARAMNVQPGLSGAESMPALAVNSRQPASLNGTTRALTMGRASDFALDSGAWSWQKTRSDSPAGLRGVNETLASLWNGSTGLEVGGQRADASLRVIAQQTYGALPAGWPTGGFAEQLWTIAQSIRFNLGLRYATLDLGGWDTHDGQGSAGTGYHYYQNKIAELSAALAAFHNELAATGHLSRVTLVVQSEFGRRVRENANRGTDHGYGNPVLVMGGAVNGRRFYGQWPGLNPETLSAYYGDVPVTTDHRRVLSEILVRRMGNNQLSTVFPGYSGYAPLGIVQGSDLALQGAGMAMASQPALPAADPPSQPWNPAQVGGRRGYLERLLSDPRIIRHR; from the coding sequence ATGACTACGCTCACCCTCAGCCGCCGCCGTTTCCTCAAGGCCTGCGCGGCCAGCGCCGCGGTCGGCGCGGTCGGCCCCACCCTGCTGTTCTCCGGCGCCGCCGAAGCGGCGGCCAATGCGCACGACACCGTGGTGTTCCTGTTCCTGCGCGGCGGCATGGACGGCCTGAACCTGGTCGTGCCCATCGACGGCAGCGACCGCACCTTCTACGAGCAGGCACGCCCGGCGCTGCAGATCGCCGCCAGCGGCACCTACGGCGCCCTGCCGCTGACCCTGGCCGGCGGCGCCGCCACCGGCTTCGGCCTGCACCCGTCGGCCACGGGCTTGCGCGATATCTGGAACAACGGCCAGCTCGGCATCGTCCATGCCTGCGGCCTGCTGACCTCGGTCACCCGCAGCCACTTCGATGCGCAGCTGTCGATCGACCTGGGCACGCCCGGCCAGCAAGGCGGCGGCGTAGGTTGGCTGGCGCGCGCGATGAACGTGCAGCCGGGCCTCAGCGGCGCCGAGTCGATGCCGGCACTGGCGGTGAACAGCCGCCAGCCGGCCAGCCTCAACGGCACCACGCGCGCGCTGACCATGGGCCGGGCTTCGGACTTCGCCCTGGATTCGGGCGCCTGGTCCTGGCAGAAGACCCGCAGCGATTCGCCCGCGGGCCTGCGCGGCGTCAACGAAACCCTGGCCTCGCTGTGGAACGGCAGCACCGGTCTGGAAGTCGGCGGCCAACGCGCGGATGCCTCGTTGCGGGTGATCGCGCAGCAGACCTACGGCGCCCTGCCCGCCGGCTGGCCGACCGGCGGTTTCGCCGAGCAGCTGTGGACCATCGCCCAGTCGATCCGCTTCAACCTGGGGCTGCGCTACGCCACCCTGGACCTGGGCGGTTGGGACACCCACGACGGTCAGGGCAGCGCGGGCACCGGTTATCACTACTACCAGAACAAGATCGCCGAGCTGTCGGCGGCGCTGGCCGCGTTCCACAACGAACTGGCCGCCACCGGCCACCTCTCGCGCGTGACCCTGGTGGTGCAGTCCGAATTCGGCCGCCGCGTGCGCGAGAACGCCAACCGCGGCACCGACCACGGTTACGGCAACCCGGTGCTGGTCATGGGCGGCGCGGTCAACGGCCGCCGCTTCTACGGCCAGTGGCCGGGCCTGAATCCGGAAACGCTGTCGGCTTATTACGGCGATGTGCCCGTCACCACCGACCACCGCCGGGTGCTGTCGGAGATTCTGGTGCGGCGCATGGGCAACAACCAGCTCAGCACGGTGTTCCCCGGCTACAGCGGCTACGCGCCGCTGGGCATCGTCCAGGGCAGCGATCTGGCGCTGCAAGGCGCGGGCATGGCGATGGCCTCGCAACCGGCGCTGCCGGCCGCAGATCCGCCATCGCAACCGTGGAATCCGGCCCAAGTCGGCGGGCGCCGCGGCTACCTGGAGCGCCTGCTCAGCGATCCGCGGATCATCCGCCACCGTTGA
- a CDS encoding NRDE family protein, with product MCLIALSWRSHPRYPLALIANRDESHARAAAAAGPDPESPQVYGGRDLVQGGGWLMVSTRGRLAAVTNVRAGLAADAAPRSRGALVRGFVRGDATAAATLDALGETAPEYGRFNLVLWDGQELSFASNYPQYARQPIAPGMHAMSNGAFDAQWPKSGHATRALSAWLASPASLHEAPDAQALQPLFAALADTTPAPDAELPDTGVGLELERVLSPPFVRGERYGTRCSTIVLVGEKEIVFVERRYGPNGAGGGETATVLPLRR from the coding sequence ATGTGCCTGATCGCCTTGTCCTGGCGTAGCCATCCGCGCTACCCGCTCGCCTTGATCGCCAACCGCGATGAATCCCACGCGCGTGCGGCGGCCGCGGCCGGGCCCGATCCCGAATCGCCGCAGGTCTACGGCGGCCGCGACCTGGTCCAGGGCGGCGGCTGGCTGATGGTGTCCACGCGCGGGCGCCTGGCCGCGGTGACCAACGTGCGCGCCGGCCTGGCCGCCGACGCCGCCCCCCGGTCGCGCGGCGCGCTGGTGCGCGGCTTCGTGCGCGGCGACGCCACGGCGGCGGCGACGCTGGATGCGCTGGGCGAGACCGCGCCCGAGTACGGCCGCTTCAACCTGGTGTTGTGGGACGGCCAGGAGCTGAGCTTCGCCAGCAACTATCCGCAGTACGCGCGCCAGCCGATTGCGCCGGGCATGCATGCCATGTCCAACGGCGCCTTCGATGCGCAGTGGCCCAAGAGCGGCCACGCCACGCGCGCGCTGTCGGCATGGCTGGCCTCGCCGGCATCCTTGCATGAGGCGCCCGATGCGCAAGCGCTGCAACCCTTGTTCGCGGCGCTGGCCGACACCACGCCCGCGCCGGACGCCGAACTGCCCGATACCGGCGTGGGCCTGGAGCTGGAACGGGTGCTCTCGCCGCCGTTCGTGCGTGGCGAACGCTACGGCACGCGCTGCAGCACCATCGTGCTGGTGGGCGAGAAAGAAATCGTATTCGTCGAGCGCCGCTACGGCCCCAATGGCGCGGGGGGCGGGGAAACCGCCACGGTGCTGCCCCTGCGGCGATGA